TTTTTTTATATTAGAAAAGATAATTAACTTAATGTGCGTCATATTCACCTGATTTCACtatttttcttgaatttaacTAAACTATATGTAGTATAATTTATTAGAACTtaccaaaatttattttaattataaattgcACTAGCTTGAATAGCCTTTgtttttctgaatttatctgGTTTTATCAAAActaattatttgaacttattttcccCAAAATAAAGGAAATAAGGCGAACAAATGTACATAATACAGCCTAAGCATAATTATTGGTATTAAAAGATATTAAAAAACATTACTGTTTGACGATAAAAGTGTAggtttttattttaaacttttgacaGAGAGTGTAACTTTCTAAATATAAagtataattatttaataataaaatatacactataaaaatttgtatctttaatgacaacctaataacgcaTGATAAAAAATCCCATCGCAAaacccttttgcgacggggctaacaaccaaacaaagacgggaacaaccgtcgcaaatgtcttttacaacGGGATAAAGACAAAATTTTTCATTAATGAcggccccttttatgacgggtttacgacataaaatccgtcattaatcaacgattattgacctttagTGACGGAATcacccgtcgttaatggtacaatttatTGTAGTGATAATTGTAGTTTTATACTCCTACATACGCCGTAAAATATTATAATCGTTGTACTTACTACTTTATGTCCGGAGTATGTAGACTTGTAGAGTGCATAGTATtgtaaagaaagaaaaaattataaaagtttacGTGAAGAAGTTGCATTATTTTCATGATAATTACTTTTATGCAGTACTATCAATGAAAAAATTTCGATCCATCCTTAAAATTAAAGTAAATGTCATTATAACCCGTTGACCAATAATTTATTTTGTACAGGAGTAcactaaatttaattattttctttcCCTCAAAATAGTTATTCCATAAATatgaataaatatatatatttcaacAAAATATTTATTGAAGTTAACTTGTTTGACCACAaatgttaaaatatattaaaaaaatcaacCAATTCAACTTGAATTTCCAAAGGAATATACCTTGTGCTTAAAAATTTCAACTAGTACAACTGTTTATTATTATACACACAAAAATACAGGCAAACTTTTGTAAATAACAGGTTGGAAATTTGCAATTTTATAACcaaaacttaaaaaataaaaaaaaataaaaataaataaaaaacaaaaaggttCAACTTAGTCATAAAATCCAACTGCCTTGAGCCTTTCAATTTGTTTGAAAAGTCCTCcctactttttattttattttttatatttaattttcatttcTTTGTTTTTTCCGTGTTTTGACCTTtgaatctctctctctcctcataacaccatatatatatatataaccccAAATTCTTCTCCCATAATTCATAAACCATCAACACTAACAACCAGCAGACAAACAACAAGCCCATTTTTGTTTCCAGACCTTCAAATTTAGCTAAAAACATTTAAAAAGTCAACCCATAATTAGCAAAAAATGGATCACAACCAAGAAATTGATGTTCCACCATTTTTCTTGTGTCCAATTTCATTGCAAATAATGAAAGATCCAGTAACAGTTTCAACAGGAATTACTTATGATCGTGAAAATATTGAGAAATGGGTATTCACCAACAATAATAGTATTTGTCCAGTTACCAAACAACCCCTTAATATTGATAGTCCTGATAGTTTTCTGACACCCAACCACACTCTTAGACGCCTTGCTCAGTCTTGGTGTACTCTGAACGCTTCTAACGGCGTTGAACGGTTCCCTACACCAAAGCCACCGGTGACAAAAGCTCAGGTACTTAAGCTTATTGATCAATCCTCTAATTCATCAGCTCATCGACTTGTTATGAATCTTGAAAAGATAAAGTGTATTGCTTATGGAAGTAGTGGTAACAAGCGTTGTTTAGAGACCACCCCTGGTGTTGCCGATTTCTTAACGCGTCTTATTATCCTTGGCCAAAACGACGACGTTGATAATAAATGTTCGAGTAGTGTAAGTGATGAAGCATTGAGGATATTAGCTCATCTTCAGATATCTGATGAGACAGTTTTAAAGAAGATGTTGAATGAGAataatttgttagattcatTGGTGAGAATAATGCAGAAGAATAGCTACGAGTCACGAGCTGATGCTGTTGGTATAATGAAGTTGTTAATACAAGTAGCTGAACCAACACAAGTAGTTTCTCTAACACGCCAACATTTTGAAGAAGTAGTACAACTAATCAAGCTTAAGGATGATGTTTCCCCAAAGTCTACCAAGGCCGCGCTTAAAGTGTTGGCTTTGGCATGTCCATGGGGTAGGAATAGGATTAAGGTTGTTGAAGCTGGTGCAGTACAAGTAATGGTTGAACTTTTATTAGAGTCTAATGACAGGAGAACTAGTGAGATGGTGTTAGCTGTGTTAGAACAACTAAGTGGTTGTGCTGAAGGTAGGGCTGAACTTCTAAGTCATGCCGCGGGTTTAGCAGTTGTGTCAAAGAAGATATTAAGAGTCTCACACTTTGCAACGGAGAGAGGTGTCAAGATATTGTTCGCCATTGCAAAATACTCGGGAAGTCCGAGTGTGGTGCAGGAGATGATACAGACAGGGGTTGTCACAAAGTTGTGTTTGGTATTGCAAGTGGATTGTGAAGCAAAGACAAAAGAGAAAACTAGAGAGATCTTAAAGATGCATGCTAGGGCTTGGAAGAACTCTCCTTGTGCTCCTGCTCATGTCTTTGGCTCTTTTTGATTAAATTCTAGCTAGCTAGTCCAATTTAGATTACAGAATTAATTGtctaaattattttttggatgTACATAATAGGATATATTGTCCTTTGCACATTATTATTATGTTAACTTAGAtataaatcaaatttaattgGAGTAACAATTTTAAGTACTCCAATTCTTTATACATAACAACTTCTTTCCCACCAACAAGTATGTTATTTAAGAATTTCTCATCGTTCAATTTGACCGTATTTTCACTTTGTCTAATTAgaacaaaaaatatacattaatACATAGAGTAAGTTTGTCCTCCCTTACTACCTGTTGCAATTGATTACATATTCTCATAAAGGGTTACTCGTTTTGTGACTTGGATTTGATGAAAGCCTTTGTTTTATCAAATTTTACTTGTGCAACCTGATC
This Spinacia oleracea cultivar Varoflay chromosome 6, BTI_SOV_V1, whole genome shotgun sequence DNA region includes the following protein-coding sequences:
- the LOC110794797 gene encoding E3 ubiquitin-protein ligase PUB23-like, whose product is MDHNQEIDVPPFFLCPISLQIMKDPVTVSTGITYDRENIEKWVFTNNNSICPVTKQPLNIDSPDSFLTPNHTLRRLAQSWCTLNASNGVERFPTPKPPVTKAQVLKLIDQSSNSSAHRLVMNLEKIKCIAYGSSGNKRCLETTPGVADFLTRLIILGQNDDVDNKCSSSVSDEALRILAHLQISDETVLKKMLNENNLLDSLVRIMQKNSYESRADAVGIMKLLIQVAEPTQVVSLTRQHFEEVVQLIKLKDDVSPKSTKAALKVLALACPWGRNRIKVVEAGAVQVMVELLLESNDRRTSEMVLAVLEQLSGCAEGRAELLSHAAGLAVVSKKILRVSHFATERGVKILFAIAKYSGSPSVVQEMIQTGVVTKLCLVLQVDCEAKTKEKTREILKMHARAWKNSPCAPAHVFGSF